The Primulina tabacum isolate GXHZ01 chromosome 1, ASM2559414v2, whole genome shotgun sequence genome contains the following window.
TCCCAAAAGGCACAAATTTGTACGCTTGTAAACTCAACATGGCCTTTAATCTCAACTGGGAACTCCTTTTCACCCATTATTACCaccaagaaaagaaaagaaaagaaacccAAAACCCACGAACAAGAAAGACCAGAGGCAAAAGAAATCAAATGCCCAGAAGCATAACCAATCAAAAGCTGAACTATTTTCTTTTCTCTCATCAGGAAGCTAGTCTTTTTAACACCACCAGAGTGATAAAGAAACCCAACTGGGGCCACAAGCATGGTTAGAAACTGACCGGGGTTGGGAACATTTTGCGAACTTGAGTCAGATGAAATGAACCCCAAATTGAAGACAAATGCAAATTCTTGGTCTACAAAAATTTCCAACAGTGTGCAGCGCCGATCAATGGACAATGATCATGAGTTGAGGATTTGGGTGTGGGTTCATATCCAATTTGCAATACACCAAATCTGCCACATCGTAATCTTCTGGAAGTCGGAAAATAAGTCATGGTGCATTGCTCGTCGAATAGAACTACAGTGATGTATGGTGTCGTGAGAATTAACAGTGCACAATTATaactataaattttatattcaaataGTGATAACAATTTAGAAAATTTAGGGGATGTTGTTCAATGTACTTATTGTATAAGCACTTATACAATAACGAGTAATCTACCTTATAAAAGATTACACAATTAATTCACTTGATGAGAATAGAATAACGAGTAATCTCATATGGAACCTGGCTTGAGCTCGCTCGTTTTTGAGCTCGTAAAGCATAGAATTAagctcgagtttgagcttgattcgagcttgttaaaaattaaatctatctatgaactaattttaaatcagacataaaaatataaattcattcataaataactAAAACGACAAAAATAACaactaaaaaaacataaactcattatattattattgaacatcccaaaataatatatctAGCATCCAGATAACAAATATTCGTTATATacttatatcaccatataaataacaatgcaataattTCACTCCTTTAATACTCCATTCACTATgttccaaataaattttattttttaatcaatataaattcattatattcaatataatattttaggaTAATAATTTGTAAAGTTACTCAACATGTATATGACTTGGTGATGTAAATTTTTTGGAGAAAAAATAATAAGTTGGTGTATTTctgttaattaattatgttttaaagaATATTTTAGTATAATGATATGCaagaaagataaaaaaaatgtaattctGTATGTTTTGTGTTCAATTCCTTCTATTGCATtgatactaatatttttatttgtcaattCAACAAATGAGCCAAGTTCTagcttacgagccacctaaacgaatcgagctcgagctcaagcttacgagccacctaaaccagccgagctcgagctcatGAGCCTATTATCGAACATGTTCGCGAGCCTATTATCGaacatgtttgcgagctcacGAGCCAAATATCCTTAGACTTGAGCTtagtttgattaaattttcgagctTGAAATCGAGTTTGAGCTtggcttgatatgattaacaaacgaactcaaacgagctttttatcgagcggagcttcgaatagctcgcaaacagtttgattcatttacatccctactcATGGCGGAGCCAATATTTCAGCTCTATCTAGGATACAATTTTCACTCATATTCGTTTATATTTCGAGAATGTTTATGCTCTCTTTGATCTATTTGTCTCTCTTTTTTCTTCAGGTTTagttttctccttttttttatAACTCCTCTCTTTTTATGGGTTAAGTTGAACTCCTTTTATTTTTAACCGTGAGCAACAAGGTTTATGGTTCACTGTGACGGTCGTGGTGATTACCATTATAATTCTAATATCATTTCACGAAAATAGTCGTTGCtcatatttttaatcatttttagaAATGGAAAATGAAAGCAACGAGAATCAATAAAGTTTCAATCTAATAGACCTCCTTGCTACTTGGAGGAATATGATAATGCAATCGAACACGAGATTGGAAGTGAATTACAAATCAGATGAATCTGTTAACGAAAAGATCTTCCATAAGATTTAAAAACGTGCACAAATATATATACCTGATACGCCCGTATCATAAAAATATTGTGCAAACAACGTAACCATAAAAAAGTGTCTACAATTTAATATTTACTCGTAATGCATCCGAACTTGTGGTCAGAAATGAATTACAAGTTGGATTAATTTGTTAATAGAATAACTTCAGATGATATTTAAAAAACgaccataaaaataattataatttagtatttattatttaaacgtaatatttttaaaaatatgataatgcAATCGGTCAGAAATTGGGATAAATATGTTAATCAAACGATCTCCCGTGAGATTTTGAAGAGGTCGATCTACAATTTAATATTGATTACTCGTAATAGAGCATATAAATAATATTGTGTTTGGAATCTGGAATTCAAGAAGATTTTGTGAGATTTAGAattgaaaatatcattttaatgaTATGAAAGATGAAATTTCAAAATGGAATTTGATGAGATTTGATTTAAGTATGTGAAATCTTTGCAAAATAGATAAGATTTCATTggattttattgaattttttttttttttgaaaagggaTTTCATTGAACTTGTGTcataaaaagaaatatttttttttactaataaGCTTTTATGATAtgcttataaattttaaatgttattctcaaattttataaaatatcatttatacaaaaatatatattatcaatTAACAAAcatttatatcatatatttttgagaaaattgtttctaaatcaattttaaatatgtttatattaaaaagttctataaataagatattttttttaaaaaatttgttgttttaatagtaaaaatttaatttatcaaaattttgaaaatttatttttaatgataaACTTTATAGGTTttgcatttatttaaaaaattattcaattaaatgttttttatatgttccaaaataaatttttcctcGATAAATAAAGaggaaaatttatataaatattgttaataaacaaatcattttaaaaagtaGTAATAcaagatttttaatataaaataaattagatTTAATAGTTAAAACTAATTCcaaattacatttaaatttGTTACCAAAGATCTCAATAGTATTTCAAATCAATGGATTCCAAATCCAAATCCAaatctcattttttttttttgttttattaattttcacaATTGAGTTATTTATTTGgttattataaataattcagattgattgaTCGGTCCTATCTATAATAAGCTACAGAGCGGAATATGATTATGGCTCTAAGAATAAAATCATTAATTGCAAGTCAGTAAAACACAAATTGTTATCACGCTAATGTTCCAGAatgaattttgtgagacatatctcttatttgggtcatccataaaaaaaaattactttttatgcaaagagtattattttttattgtgaataccgatagggttaacccgtctcacagataaaaattcgtgagaccgtctcacaagagacctactcatgaaatttttttttactctaACAAaccgatttaaaataattatattttcttcGTCTCAAGATAAGAAGTAAAGCGACAAAGACCGTTAATGATTTTGTCTGACCAAATTTTCACAATCCGTAATGGAACAATTTTCGTAagatttaatttcttttttcgAGCTATTTACATATATGGATATAatcatgtttatttttattttcgtgTAATGTccttgatattattattctatTTCTTTTGGTGAAATAATATTTACTTTCCCAAATTCATCTCCTTCCAAATTCTTTATTATCGTGCTGTCCTCTAAGTaaaacaaaatttcaattttagccCATTTATATATTGGTGtgtgatattttttattttatatttcgttgaatcaattataataatataatcatttttttatttatcaattttagtttttctcgtcaaatcatataaataaatGACTAATATATgtgttaaaatttataattatgttGTCAACACACACgtgtatattttaataaattcttttagtcTCGTACTTAAtaaattttaacaataaaagtagttatttaattatattattttggaaaaaaaataaaattaatttttaaagacATAATTATATGACTATATAATTAGGGTATCGGGTACCTTATCCGACCCAGCTTACCCGAGCCTACTGATTATAATTCAATATGTCTCTGCCTCTCTAGTATTATTAACACaccatatttatttttatgcccAGTTCGTCACAGTTGATTCATATTCGCCTTTCTGATTGTTACCAGGAGTACTCTGCAGCACTCGACTCTTTGGTTCGTTCACGCATCTGCGACACATTCACCATTCAACCACCCACTCTCTTCACTCTAGGGTTTTTGAGTTTTCTCGATTTTTTCTGAAAAACCCTGAATTTTACCATGTATAAACCGGAAAGTTTCGCCGCCGGCGATGCCCGCCAGAAGCCGTCTCATGCTCGGACTGGATTAATTCAACCGCAGAATAACCCGCCTTTTCGTCGACCAGCGCGCCAGCAGTGGGGAGGGGAGCGTATTTTTTCTCACCACTACCGCGATCGACCCCCGGGTTCTTTTTCAACCCGCCCCAACTTCATCGTCCAGCTAATAAAGGACAGTCCGCGCATGATGGAAGACGCTGAAACCAGGGAAATTGTTCAGAAAATTACTCACCAGCCGCAGAAATTTAATGTTCTCGTGTCTGCGCATATTGCGGGGACGCTTCTTTATGAGCAGTGGAGTGAGACGTTGGAGACAGTTGTTCAGTTGTGGGAAATGAAATTGAATGGAAACGGGCATAATTTTTTGCCTCGAGTTATTTGTAATATTGATCTGCCTTCTGATAAGGCGGAATTGAACAATAAATTGAGACCATTGTTTTTGGAGAAATTGAAGGGATTGTTGGAGGGGAATTCGGTGCAGAAATGGATGAAGAAACTCAGGGATGTGGAGCATGATATTAAGAGGGTTTCTGATATCTTGCTTAAACCGAGTAGAATTGGAATTTTAAATGAGTTGCGGAGAAAAAAGATAGGATTGGAAGATGAAAGGGATTTGATCTTCAAGAGGGTGCAGGAGTTTAAGAGTGGGGTTAAGCGCATCGTGAGTTACTTGGACGATGGGGAAGACGAGGAAGAGTCCATAACTCCTGTTTTTCGCTTTTGGGATGCAGAGATTGAGTGGGGGAGGATTTACAGGTTGATGATGAGGGAATGCCAGAGGCTTGATGATGGACTGCCGATTTACGCCCATCGACAGGACATCCTCAAACAGATACAAAGCCAGCAGGTAGTTAGCGTAGCGTAATATGTTTATTTCGATTGTTTAACCTCTGTGATGCATTTACTTTagaatattttatattgatgatTATATTTGTTTTACATTTGCCTGTCAATTCACTGCTGCAAAGCAAAAAAGAtaaataagtaaataaataaattagacgAGATGATCATGGGCTCCACTTAGTTACTTAGAAATTGATGGAAAAAATTGCTGCTTGATCGCAACTATAATCGGAACTCATAACAGTGTAGCAAAAATGTTGAAAAGTCGAACTTGTGTTAATAATTCAGAAAATATGTAATTCTTGCCAGACCTGGTTTACCATGCTGTTCTAGGTTCTCTATATCTCTTGTAAAATGCCTAACGCATGCTCTCAGCTTAAGTGGTGCGTAATAAGTAAATGATTTTCATTGAAAAAATGTTTCAGATCATTTCTATTTTCGTTTAAAATTTATTACCTGCCAAGTTGGAAAAAATGTTTCAGATCATATTTATGTTTCCAGTGAAACCTCTTATGTATGGGTATGTTGTATTTTCTTCAGCTCTAGTTCATATCTTAGTTGACATTTCCATTATAATTCATTCCATATCCTTGCGTGAGTAATACTTTCTTGGTCGGATTGTCTTAAATTTTCCTGGAAATACTTTTTGATGTAACAAACAGAGAGCTTCAGCATGATGCCACTTTTTGTATGGTTGCTGTTATATGTTGCATTCTTCTTGCTTTTGCATTGAAATCTGAAGCAAAAATACATATCTGGCTACCACATAGTGGaatttaagtttttaatttaaatagtcatTTTTCTTTATAACTGTTTGGGTTGGTATGACATAGATCACTGTACTTGTTGGGGAGACTGGTTCGGGAAAGAGCACACAGTTGGTGCAGTTTCTTGCTGATTCTGCAGGTTCTAGACATGAGTCGATTGTTTGCACTCAGCCCCGCAAACTTGCGGCAATCTCGTTGGCAGAAAGGGTTAAAGTGGAAAGCCATGGTTGTTATAAAGATACTTCAGTTGATTACTATCTGTCACGTTCATCTTTTCAGACATTTGATTCCAAAGTCATTTTTATGACTGACAATTGCCTGTTGCAGCATTACATGAGTGATAAGCAACTAACTAAGATATCATGCATTATTGTTGATGAGGCTCATGAGAGAAGCTTAAACACAGATCTACTTCTGGCGTTGATAAAAAATTTACTAGTTCAAAGGCCCAATCTTAGGCTTGTCATTATGTCTGCAACTGCGGATGCCGACCAATTTGCAAGCTACTTTTTTGGTTGTCGAATATTTCATATGCCTGGCAGAAGCTTTCCTGTTGATGTTAAATATGTACCATGTGAATCTGAAGGATTAATTGCTTCTAAATCTGTTCCATCGTATGTTTCTGATGTTATGAGGATTGTAACTCAAATAATTAAGACTGAGAAGGATGGCACTATCCTTGCCTTCTTGACCTCACAGATGGAAGTTGAATGGGCTTGTGAGAAGTTTCAAGCCTCCTCCGCAATTGCCTTACCTTTGCATGGGAAACTTTCTCATGTCGAGCAACATCGGGTGTTTCTGACCTATCCTGGGAAAAGAAAAGTTATATTCACCACAAATGTTGCTGAGACGTCATTGACGATTCCAGGTGTCAAGTATGTTGTCGATTCTGGGTTGGTAAAAGAAAGTAGGTTTGAGCCTGCTAGTGGAATGAATGTTTTAAGGGTTTGCAAAATCTGCCAGAGCTCTGCTAAGCAACGTGCTGGTCGTGCTGGAAGAACTGAACCGGGGACATGTTATAGACTTTACACAGAGAATGACTTTGAGTCAATGCAGACTCATCAGGAACCGGAAATTCGTATGGTCCATCTTGGTGTTGCTGTTTTAAGGATTCTTGCTTTGGGCATCAAGAACGTGCAGGAATTTGATTTTGTTGATGCACCTAGTCCCAGTGCCATAGATATGGCTGTCAGAAGCCTTATTCAGTTAGGAGCTGTTGTAGAAATAAACGGGTCTTGTAATTTAACTTTGGAAGGGGGTGAGATGGTGAAGTTGGGTATTGAACCTCGGCTTTGTAAATTAATTCTACAATGCTTCCGACATGGCTTGCGCAGGGAGGGTCTTGTTCTTGCTGCTGTAATGGCCAATTCTAGTAGCATATTTTGCAGGGTTGGTTCAGATGAAGACAAGTTGAAATCTGATCGCCTGAAGGTGAAATTTTGCCATTCTGATGGTGATCTCTTCACTTTGCTTGCTGTTTTTAAAGAGTGGGAGTCTTTACCTTGGGAAAGGAAAAATAGTTGGTGTTGGGAAAACAGCATAAATGCGAAGTCCATGAAGAGATGCCAGGACACTGTCCAAGATCTGGAAGCATGCCTAAAGAATGAACTTAATCTTGTTATACCAAATTACTGGCTTTGGGATCCCCAAGTGAATACTGAACAtaatgaaattttgaaaaatgttatacTCTCTTCCCTGGCAGAAAATGTGGCTATGTACTCTGGATATGATCAGCTTGGCTATCAAGTGGCATTATCTGGGAAACATTTTCAACTTCATCCTTCATGTTCTTTGTTGAATTTTGGTCAGAGGCCACCCTGGGTAGTTTTTGGGGAAATCCTTTCAGCATCCAATGAATATCTGGTTTGTGTTAGTGCATTCGATTTTAAATGTTTGTCAACCCTTTCACCGGCTCCGGTCTTTGATTTTGTGAAGATGGACAATCATCAGCTACAAAAGAGGACTTTGTCAGGGTTCGGAAGTATACTTCTAAAAAGGTTTTGCGGCAAATGGAACGGCAATGTGCGCCATCTTGTTTCATCTATCAGAGCTTCTTGTGCAGATGAGCGTATAGGTGTTGAAGTTAATGTTGATCATAATGAGATACATCTGTATGCTTCTTCACAAGACATGAAGACTGTGTGTGATTCAGTGAATAATACGTTGGAGTATCAAAAAAAGTTGTTGCAGAATGAATGCTTCGAGAAATGCTTGTATAATGGAGGACCCAAAGTCTTACCTTCATTTGCTCTCTTTGGTGCTGGTGCAGTGATAAAACACCTGGAACTTGAGAAGAGATTTTTGACAGTAGATGTATGTTATTCAAAGGCTGATAAGCTCAATGATAAAGAGCTCATTTTGTTTTTGGAAAGTTTTACCTCTGGTGGTATTTGTGCCATTAGCAGATTCTCAGGCTGTGGTCTGGATAACGAAGAAAGAGAAAAATGGGGAAGGGTAACATTTCTGACACCTGATGCTGCCAAGAAAGCCACTGAATTAAGTGATTTTGAGTTCTGTGGTGGCTTGCTGAAGGTAATTCCTGCTAAAAACGTTTTTGGTGGTGATAACAAAATGGCATCATTTCCTGCTGTTAGAGCCAAAATTTTTTGGCCTCGTAGGTACAGCAGGGGCGTAGCAATTGTGAAATGTGATCCCAAGGATGTTGCTTTAATGGTTAATGATTTCTCTAATCTCATAATTGCAGACAGGCTTGCTTGGTCTGAAGCGAGTACAAAAACTAAGGACAGTGTTGTAATTACTGGACTCGATAAGGAACTTTATGAAGCTGATATATTGCAGGTGCTGCGTGCAGCAACAAGTAGGCGAATCTTGGACTTCTTTCTGATTAGAGGCGATGCTATAGATAATCCCTCGCTTATGGCTTGTGAAGAAGCAGTTATGCGTgaaatttccccctttatgccTCGAAGGAACCCACAAGGAAATTTTGTCCGTGTTCAGGTCTTTGAGCCAAAACGTAAGGATTGCTACATGCGAGCCACAATTACTTTTGATGGGAATTTACATTTGGAGGCAGCTAAGGCCTTAGAACAAATTGATGGGAAAGTATTACCTGGTTGTTTTTCATGGCAGAAAATACGATGTCAGCGAATGTTTCATAGCTCTGTATCCTGTCCTGCACCTGTTTACTTTGTTATCAGGACCCAGCTGAATTCTTTACTTGCTAGGGTGCAACGGCGAaatggtattttattttcttgttttaAGTCATTCGCAAAAGTCATATATGTCTGTTGATTTTTCTTGATATTGCTTCTCTTCATTATCCCCAGCAAGTGCTCCCCTTTCGAGTCCATTTTTCGTGTCACTTTGTCTAGGAGCCATCAAAGGATATTTTATACTCATGGCAATGTTCCTTAGTGTGTGCTCCTCACAAAACTTCATCGTATGAAGCAAAATTGAACATGGAGAATGAGATTCATTTATACTTATATGAAGGGATATCAATCTTGTTTGTTAGCCTATTACAGGCCTTAAATTTTACTTTTTAGATTTCACCAAGTATCTTTTCATTTGTGTTATTGAATTCATTTTTCAAGGTAAATTTTCAGTAGCATCTTTGCATTTGTTATCCTTTTTACTTTTATATATGAAAGAAGTCGTGTATCAATggattgaatatttaattgtcACATTTACTCATTTTTGATGTGAATTAACATGATCCATTTCACATCTATTCACCTGGGAGCTGGTTTCAGTTTCGTTATTGTAAATCGCATATAGTTCACCCCCATTTCTGAAGTTATTTAAGAGCCATATGGAGAGACTAAACCTTTCCTACCTGTTTGGTTTTTCTCACTACCTATCATATCTTTCCTACCTGTGTGGTCTCTCTCACCACCTATCATATCTATTACCTATTGAGGTTGGAGTAATCTCTATTTATGATATTGTGAACGGATGATGTTTAACTTTCCTTTTTCACAGGCGTTGAATGTAATCTAGAGAGGAACCTGAATGGTTCTTATCGAGTAAAGATATCTGCCAATGCTACAAAAGTCGTGTCAGAGATACGATCACCTCTGGAGCAGCTCATGAAAGGGAAGAGTTTACAACATCCAGACATCACTCCTTCAGTTCTTCAGCTTCTTTTTTCTCGAGATGGTGTTTTGCTTATGAAATCCATTCAGCACGAAACTGGGACTCATATACTTTTTGATAAGCATAGCATGACTGTAAGACTCTTTGGCTCTCCGGAAAGGCTTGCGCGTGCACAGCAGAGGCTTGTTGAAGCCCTTCTTTCTCTACGAGACACCAAGCAACTTGAGATCCAACTTTGTGATGGAGTTTTGCCTCCTAATATGATGAAGAGAATTGTCCAGGAATTTGGGCCAGATCTTCGAGGTCTTGAAAAGAAGTTTCCTGAGGCGGAGTTCTCTTTGGACGCAAAACACCATTGTATATCAATAATAGGTCCAAAAGAGCTGAAACAGAAAGTCGAAGAAATAATTAATGATATCGCACAGAGAAGTGGACTGCAAATTCCAAGAAATAATAATGATGCCTGCCCGATTTGCTTGTGTGAAGTCGAAGATTGTTACATACTGGAGGGTTGTTGTCACAAGTTCTGCCGCTTGTGTTTGGTTGAGCAGTCCGAATCTGCGATAAGAAACCAGGATAGTTTTCCTTTACGGTGTACAAAAGAGGATTGTGGGGCTCTTATCTTGCTTACTGATTTACGATCCTTATTCTCCAGTGAGAAATTGGACGAACTTTTTCGGGCTTCCTTAGGTTCATTTGTGGCTGGGAGTGGTGGCACCTACAGGTTTTGTCCGTCGCCTGACTGCCCTTCAGTGTACCGGGTTTCAGAACCTGGTCATCCCGGTACTCAATTTGTCTGTGGATCCTGCCTAGCAGAGACGTGTACTAGTTGTCACTTGGAATATCACCCATATCTGACATGTGAGAAATATAAAGAATTCAAAGACAACCCAGATACTTCTCTGAAAGAGTGGTGCGTGGGAAAAGATTATGTGAAAATGTGCCCCGTTTGTGGTTTCACCATCGAGAAGGTGGATGGGTGCAACCATATCGAATGTCGTTGTGGGAAGCATGTTTGCTGGGTATGCTTGGAATTCTTTGGAAGCAGTGATGAGTGCTACGGCCATTTGAGGTCTGTACACTTGGCTATTATTTGAATTTGCAACAAAACCATTCGTGTCCATTTGTATCTATAAAATTACCGCTACTTTATGTTATGAACGTGCCGCGATCATTACTTGTAAAATATAAACGTCGATGGTAGAAAAGTAGAGTTCACAGTTGACTCAGGTCTGTATATAAGTTTGGAGTGAAATACGAGCCTTTTAATTTCTCTTGCCTCTTCCGAGTTTCTTAGTATCAGTGATTTGGTTGTATCTACACTATTACCTTAAGTTTATTATAATCACCGAGAATGAAATCTATATAAATTTTTCAATGTAGCGATTTTTAGCAACAATTATCCACAAAAGCATACATTTGATGATCACAATCATCCAGACATCACATAGCGTACTTGCAGGTTCAACAACCTTAGCCAGATTTCACTTCCCTAAACCAAAATTTCAGTTCAGTCATGGACCTAGAGCATGGTAACCTCTTTTTAGTTTGGGTGGAATTTGTTACGATTAAGTCTCAACCCATGATTAACAATGTGATAACTTTTCAAAACCAATGCATGTGAAGCTCAATCAGCAAGGCCAAAAGTGCCTGAACCATACAAGGAACAACTATGTGTCCAATAATTCCGATAAGAAATTCAATAACTTGACAACCCGAAACACCACTCATCCCAAGGAATTCACCACCACTGCGAACCATATTATTACTGTAATTCTTGACTCATCAATCCGATATATGCCCCAACCGCGCAAGGACTAGCTAAAGCGTATTCTTAAGTTTTCGACTTTTAATGGCTTACGAGTACTATCTTCCTTGTGCCAAGCAACTCGAGTTC
Protein-coding sequences here:
- the LOC142530820 gene encoding ATP-dependent RNA helicase DEAH12, chloroplastic-like — encoded protein: MYKPESFAAGDARQKPSHARTGLIQPQNNPPFRRPARQQWGGERIFSHHYRDRPPGSFSTRPNFIVQLIKDSPRMMEDAETREIVQKITHQPQKFNVLVSAHIAGTLLYEQWSETLETVVQLWEMKLNGNGHNFLPRVICNIDLPSDKAELNNKLRPLFLEKLKGLLEGNSVQKWMKKLRDVEHDIKRVSDILLKPSRIGILNELRRKKIGLEDERDLIFKRVQEFKSGVKRIVSYLDDGEDEEESITPVFRFWDAEIEWGRIYRLMMRECQRLDDGLPIYAHRQDILKQIQSQQITVLVGETGSGKSTQLVQFLADSAGSRHESIVCTQPRKLAAISLAERVKVESHGCYKDTSVDYYLSRSSFQTFDSKVIFMTDNCLLQHYMSDKQLTKISCIIVDEAHERSLNTDLLLALIKNLLVQRPNLRLVIMSATADADQFASYFFGCRIFHMPGRSFPVDVKYVPCESEGLIASKSVPSYVSDVMRIVTQIIKTEKDGTILAFLTSQMEVEWACEKFQASSAIALPLHGKLSHVEQHRVFLTYPGKRKVIFTTNVAETSLTIPGVKYVVDSGLVKESRFEPASGMNVLRVCKICQSSAKQRAGRAGRTEPGTCYRLYTENDFESMQTHQEPEIRMVHLGVAVLRILALGIKNVQEFDFVDAPSPSAIDMAVRSLIQLGAVVEINGSCNLTLEGGEMVKLGIEPRLCKLILQCFRHGLRREGLVLAAVMANSSSIFCRVGSDEDKLKSDRLKVKFCHSDGDLFTLLAVFKEWESLPWERKNSWCWENSINAKSMKRCQDTVQDLEACLKNELNLVIPNYWLWDPQVNTEHNEILKNVILSSLAENVAMYSGYDQLGYQVALSGKHFQLHPSCSLLNFGQRPPWVVFGEILSASNEYLVCVSAFDFKCLSTLSPAPVFDFVKMDNHQLQKRTLSGFGSILLKRFCGKWNGNVRHLVSSIRASCADERIGVEVNVDHNEIHLYASSQDMKTVCDSVNNTLEYQKKLLQNECFEKCLYNGGPKVLPSFALFGAGAVIKHLELEKRFLTVDVCYSKADKLNDKELILFLESFTSGGICAISRFSGCGLDNEEREKWGRVTFLTPDAAKKATELSDFEFCGGLLKVIPAKNVFGGDNKMASFPAVRAKIFWPRRYSRGVAIVKCDPKDVALMVNDFSNLIIADRLAWSEASTKTKDSVVITGLDKELYEADILQVLRAATSRRILDFFLIRGDAIDNPSLMACEEAVMREISPFMPRRNPQGNFVRVQVFEPKRKDCYMRATITFDGNLHLEAAKALEQIDGKVLPGCFSWQKIRCQRMFHSSVSCPAPVYFVIRTQLNSLLARVQRRNGVECNLERNLNGSYRVKISANATKVVSEIRSPLEQLMKGKSLQHPDITPSVLQLLFSRDGVLLMKSIQHETGTHILFDKHSMTVRLFGSPERLARAQQRLVEALLSLRDTKQLEIQLCDGVLPPNMMKRIVQEFGPDLRGLEKKFPEAEFSLDAKHHCISIIGPKELKQKVEEIINDIAQRSGLQIPRNNNDACPICLCEVEDCYILEGCCHKFCRLCLVEQSESAIRNQDSFPLRCTKEDCGALILLTDLRSLFSSEKLDELFRASLGSFVAGSGGTYRFCPSPDCPSVYRVSEPGHPGTQFVCGSCLAETCTSCHLEYHPYLTCEKYKEFKDNPDTSLKEWCVGKDYVKMCPVCGFTIEKVDGCNHIECRCGKHVCWVCLEFFGSSDECYGHLRSVHLAII